From uncultured Bacteroides sp., a single genomic window includes:
- a CDS encoding ABC transporter substrate-binding protein — translation MKKNIFVITIIFAAIILTSCKGEKKVINNKLQEITLGIMPSMDYIPFAVAQKQGIYDSLGLKVNFVRYLSSNDRDDAFKSGKLDGTITDLTRAITLQANGMGLKIIMNNDGILYLIAGKDSGIKKLSGLRKMNIGVSENTVTDFSTDMVLESVNILAVNVNKPNISKMPVRLDMLQNGQIDASFFPDPYAAAAISNGHKSLISTKDLGISATITAFTEKSIKEKREEIKALVQGYNLGVNFIKTHPRKEWSRILSEDTELPGSIIGKIPSPNYQEAKLPKAKDVTASIVWLKIKQLIPESYNEKNLIDSTFIKIP, via the coding sequence ATGAAAAAAAACATCTTTGTTATTACTATTATATTTGCTGCAATAATCCTCACTTCCTGCAAAGGAGAAAAAAAAGTTATCAACAACAAACTGCAAGAAATAACTCTCGGCATAATGCCGTCAATGGACTATATACCTTTCGCGGTTGCTCAGAAGCAAGGTATTTATGATTCATTAGGATTAAAAGTCAACTTTGTCAGGTATCTCTCATCAAACGACCGCGATGATGCTTTTAAGTCTGGTAAGCTGGATGGTACAATAACCGATTTAACCAGAGCAATCACCCTACAGGCTAATGGTATGGGATTAAAAATCATCATGAATAACGATGGAATTCTTTATCTGATAGCTGGAAAAGATTCAGGTATTAAAAAGCTCTCCGGCCTGAGAAAAATGAACATTGGCGTTTCAGAAAACACGGTAACCGACTTCTCTACAGATATGGTTTTAGAATCAGTCAATATTCTGGCTGTAAATGTAAACAAACCTAATATCAGCAAAATGCCTGTCCGCCTGGACATGTTACAAAACGGGCAAATTGATGCTTCTTTCTTTCCCGACCCCTATGCAGCAGCAGCTATAAGCAATGGACATAAGTCATTAATATCTACCAAGGATTTAGGTATCAGTGCAACCATAACAGCCTTTACTGAAAAATCGATAAAAGAGAAGAGAGAAGAAATTAAGGCGCTAGTGCAGGGATACAATCTCGGAGTGAACTTTATTAAAACGCATCCCAGAAAAGAATGGAGCAGAATTCTTTCCGAAGACACAGAACTGCCGGGATCAATTATCGGGAAAATTCCTTCACCCAATTATCAGGAGGCTAAACTTCCAAAAGCAAAAGATGTTACGGCCAGCATTGTGTGGCTCAAAATAAAGCAGCTGATTCCTGAAAGCTACAACGAGAAAAATTTAATAGACAGTACATTTATTAAAATACCATAG
- a CDS encoding phosphoglycerate kinase → MQTIEKFNFAGKKAFVRVDFNVPLDENFNITDDNRIRAALPTLKKIIADGGSLIIGSHLGRPKGATDKFSLKHIIGRVSELLGVEVQFASDCMGDEPAAKAAALKPGEALLLENLRFYAEEEGKPRGLAEDATDEEKAAAKKAVKESQKNFTKALASYADCYVNDAFGTAHRAHASTALIAKYFDVDNKMFGFLMEKEVKAVEKVMKDINRPFTAIMGGSKVSSKIEIIENLLSKVDNLIIAGGMTYTFTKALGGKIGSSLCEDDKLDLALELIEKAKAKNVNLVLAVDAKIADKFANDANTQFVPVNEIPDGWDGLDIGPKTEAIFADVIKKSKTILWNGPTGVFEFENFTSGSRAVGEAIVEATKNGAFSLVGGGDSVACVNKFGLADGVSYVSTGGGALLEAIEGKVLPGIAAIQEA, encoded by the coding sequence ATGCAAACAATTGAAAAATTCAACTTTGCCGGTAAAAAGGCATTTGTTAGAGTGGACTTTAATGTTCCATTGGATGAAAACTTCAACATCACAGACGACAATCGTATTCGTGCTGCCCTTCCTACATTAAAGAAGATTATCGCTGACGGCGGTAGCCTTATTATTGGTTCTCACCTCGGACGTCCGAAAGGAGCAACTGACAAATTCTCATTAAAACATATTATTGGTCGTGTATCTGAATTGCTTGGAGTAGAAGTTCAGTTTGCAAGCGATTGCATGGGCGACGAACCTGCTGCCAAAGCTGCTGCTTTGAAACCAGGCGAAGCTTTATTGCTTGAAAACCTTCGTTTCTATGCAGAAGAAGAAGGCAAGCCAAGAGGTCTTGCTGAAGATGCTACTGACGAAGAAAAAGCTGCAGCTAAGAAAGCTGTAAAAGAAAGCCAGAAGAACTTCACTAAAGCATTGGCTTCTTATGCTGACTGCTATGTGAACGATGCATTTGGTACTGCTCACCGTGCTCATGCTTCTACAGCCCTTATTGCTAAATACTTTGATGTTGACAACAAGATGTTCGGTTTCCTGATGGAAAAAGAAGTAAAAGCAGTAGAAAAAGTAATGAAAGACATCAACCGTCCTTTCACTGCTATCATGGGTGGATCTAAGGTTTCTTCTAAAATTGAAATCATCGAAAACCTGCTTAGCAAAGTTGACAACCTGATCATTGCAGGTGGTATGACTTATACTTTCACTAAAGCTTTGGGTGGTAAGATTGGTTCATCTCTTTGCGAAGATGATAAACTGGATTTAGCTCTTGAGTTAATTGAAAAAGCAAAAGCAAAGAATGTAAACCTTGTATTGGCTGTTGATGCTAAAATTGCAGACAAATTTGCAAACGACGCTAACACTCAGTTTGTTCCGGTTAACGAAATTCCAGATGGATGGGATGGTCTTGACATCGGTCCTAAGACAGAAGCTATTTTTGCTGACGTTATTAAGAAATCCAAGACTATTCTTTGGAACGGTCCTACCGGTGTATTTGAATTTGAAAACTTCACATCTGGTTCTCGTGCCGTAGGCGAAGCTATCGTTGAAGCTACTAAGAACGGAGCATTCTCACTAGTTGGTGGTGGTGACTCTGTAGCTTGTGTAAACAAGTTCGGTTTAGCTGACGGTGTATCTTACGTATCTACAGGTGGTGGTGCATTATTGGAAGCTATTGAAGGAAAAGTTCTTCCAGGAATAGCTGCTATTCAAGAAGCATAA
- the nth gene encoding endonuclease III, with product MSKKELYSKVIEWFKENMPVAETELNYNSPYELLVAVILSAQCTDKRVNIITPNLFHDFPTAEALAASSPEVIFEYIRSVSYPNNKAKHLVGMAQMLHNDFHDEVPSDLDLLEKMPGVGRKTANVIRAVIFNKEAMPVDTHVFRVSNRIGLTIDSKTPLATEKELVKYIPGELLPIAHHWLILHGRYVCTAKKPKCDICGLKLLCKYYKSGYNVIN from the coding sequence ATGAGCAAGAAAGAATTATACAGCAAAGTAATAGAGTGGTTCAAAGAAAACATGCCTGTAGCAGAAACCGAACTGAATTATAATAGTCCCTATGAACTATTGGTTGCTGTAATTCTTTCTGCACAATGCACAGATAAACGGGTAAATATAATTACTCCGAATCTTTTTCACGACTTTCCTACAGCCGAGGCATTAGCCGCAAGTTCTCCTGAAGTTATTTTTGAATACATCAGAAGTGTTTCTTATCCAAATAATAAAGCCAAGCATCTGGTAGGAATGGCACAAATGCTGCATAACGATTTTCACGACGAAGTACCATCCGATCTTGACTTACTGGAAAAGATGCCCGGAGTGGGAAGAAAGACGGCCAACGTGATTCGTGCGGTAATATTCAACAAAGAAGCAATGCCTGTAGATACACATGTATTCCGGGTATCAAACCGCATTGGTCTGACAATAGATTCTAAAACGCCTCTGGCTACCGAGAAAGAATTGGTTAAGTACATTCCGGGAGAATTGCTGCCCATCGCTCATCACTGGTTGATCCTTCACGGAAGATACGTCTGTACAGCAAAAAAACCGAAATGTGACATCTGCGGGTTAAAATTGCTATGTAAGTATTACAAAAGCGGATATAATGTAATAAATTGA
- a CDS encoding MFS transporter, with amino-acid sequence MAKDKLVTRSYIFILAANFLLYFGFYLLLPILPFYLTEVFHSSNATIGIILSCYTIAALFMRPFSGYLLDTFARKPLYLFAYFIFTGIFVGYLFAGVLTLFTILRIIHGFAFGTVTVAGNTIVIDIMPSSRRGEGLGYYGMMNNTAMSIGPMVGLFLHEAYSFEVIFTCAFISCCIGLLMAFLVKTPVKQPVKREALSLDRFILLKGIPAGIDLMLLSVPYGMTTTYVAMYAKNMGIVSGTGLFFTFMAVGMAVSRLFSGRQVDKGRIINVISWGMYLVCFCYFLLSACNILMKYSSVITTIIFFGIALLLGIGFGTMFPAFNTLFVNLAPNAQRGTATSTYLTSWDVGIGAGVLTGGYIGQFATFDKAFFFGACLTVFSVIYFKKKVAPHFEENKLR; translated from the coding sequence ATGGCAAAAGACAAACTGGTTACCCGCAGTTATATCTTTATCCTGGCTGCGAATTTTCTATTGTACTTTGGCTTTTATCTATTACTACCCATACTTCCATTTTATCTCACGGAAGTTTTTCATTCAAGTAATGCTACCATAGGAATCATTCTTTCTTGTTACACAATAGCAGCGCTCTTCATGCGCCCTTTTTCCGGATATCTGCTTGATACATTTGCCAGAAAACCACTCTATTTATTCGCCTATTTTATCTTTACCGGTATATTTGTGGGCTACCTGTTTGCAGGAGTACTTACATTATTTACTATCCTGAGAATTATTCACGGCTTTGCTTTCGGCACGGTAACAGTGGCCGGAAACACAATCGTGATAGACATTATGCCTTCTTCCCGAAGAGGGGAAGGTCTTGGATATTATGGAATGATGAACAACACTGCCATGAGTATCGGTCCCATGGTTGGATTATTCTTACACGAAGCTTACTCGTTTGAAGTAATTTTTACCTGTGCATTTATATCCTGCTGCATTGGTCTTTTGATGGCTTTTCTGGTAAAAACGCCTGTAAAACAACCAGTAAAACGGGAAGCACTCTCGCTGGACCGGTTTATTCTATTAAAAGGAATTCCCGCAGGGATTGACTTAATGCTGCTTTCGGTTCCTTATGGAATGACTACCACATACGTAGCCATGTATGCAAAAAATATGGGAATAGTTAGTGGCACAGGTTTGTTTTTTACCTTTATGGCAGTAGGTATGGCCGTTTCCCGCCTTTTTTCAGGCAGGCAAGTAGACAAAGGACGAATAATCAATGTAATCTCGTGGGGTATGTATCTGGTTTGTTTTTGTTACTTCCTGCTCTCTGCCTGCAATATATTAATGAAATATAGCAGTGTGATTACTACCATCATATTCTTTGGCATTGCACTTTTATTAGGAATTGGTTTTGGAACCATGTTTCCAGCGTTCAACACGCTTTTTGTGAATCTGGCTCCAAATGCTCAGCGGGGAACAGCAACATCGACCTACCTTACTTCATGGGATGTAGGTATTGGAGCCGGAGTTCTGACAGGAGGTTATATAGGACAATTCGCAACTTTCGACAAAGCCTTCTTCTTCGGAGCCTGTCTGACAGTCTTTTCCGTTATCTATTTCAAGAAGAAGGTTGCACCTCACTTTGAAGAAAATAAATTAAGATAA
- the pheS gene encoding phenylalanine--tRNA ligase subunit alpha, whose product MIAKIKQLLEEVETLKAANAEELEALRIKYLSKKGSINDLMADFRNVAADQKKEVGMRLNELKTKAQERINALKESFEGQDNGACDLDLTRSAYPIELGTRHPLSIVKNEIIDIFGRLGFSIEEGPEIEDDWHVFSALNFAEDHPARDMQDTFFIESHPDIILRTHTSSVQSRVMEVTQPPIRIICPGRVYRNEAISYRAHCFFHQVEALYIDKDVSFTDLKQVLLLFAKEMFGADTKIRLRPSYFPFTEPSAEMDISCNICGGKGCPFCKHTGWVEILGCGMVDPNVLESNGIDSKVYSGYALGMGIERITNLKYQVKDLRMFSENDTRFLKEFEAAN is encoded by the coding sequence ATGATAGCTAAAATCAAGCAACTACTTGAAGAAGTTGAAACATTAAAAGCCGCTAATGCTGAAGAATTAGAAGCCCTTCGTATTAAGTATTTAAGTAAAAAAGGATCAATTAATGATCTGATGGCTGATTTTCGTAATGTGGCAGCCGATCAGAAAAAAGAAGTTGGAATGAGACTAAATGAGCTGAAGACTAAAGCTCAGGAACGTATCAATGCTCTGAAAGAATCTTTTGAAGGTCAGGACAATGGTGCCTGCGATTTAGATTTAACCCGTTCTGCTTATCCAATAGAGTTGGGAACACGTCACCCTTTATCTATTGTTAAAAATGAAATTATTGATATTTTTGGCCGTCTGGGATTCAGTATTGAAGAAGGGCCCGAAATTGAAGATGACTGGCATGTGTTCTCTGCACTGAACTTTGCAGAAGATCATCCGGCAAGAGATATGCAGGATACATTCTTCATAGAATCTCATCCGGATATTATTTTGCGTACGCATACTTCTTCCGTGCAAAGTAGGGTTATGGAAGTTACACAACCTCCTATCCGTATTATTTGCCCGGGACGTGTGTATCGTAATGAAGCAATAAGCTACCGTGCCCACTGTTTCTTCCATCAGGTAGAAGCTCTTTATATTGACAAAGATGTATCTTTCACTGACCTGAAACAAGTTCTTCTGCTTTTTGCGAAAGAGATGTTTGGGGCAGATACCAAGATTCGTCTCCGTCCAAGTTATTTCCCATTCACAGAACCTAGTGCTGAAATGGATATCAGCTGTAACATCTGTGGCGGTAAAGGTTGTCCTTTCTGCAAACATACCGGATGGGTGGAAATCCTTGGTTGCGGTATGGTTGATCCTAACGTTCTCGAAAGCAATGGCATCGACAGTAAGGTTTATTCCGGCTATGCCCTTGGAATGGGAATTGAACGAATCACCAATCTCAAATATCAGGTAAAAGACCTTCGAATGTTCTCAGAAAACGATACCCGGTTCCTGAAAGAATTCGAAGCGGCAAACTAA
- a CDS encoding 2-oxoacid:acceptor oxidoreductase family protein: protein MKEEIIIAGFGGQGVLSMGKILAYSGLMENKEVTWMPAYGPEQRGGTANVTVIVSDEKISSPILSKYDTAIILNQPSLEKFENKVKPGGVLIYDGYGIIVPPTRKDINVYRIDAMDAANEMNNTKAFNMIVLGGLLKIRPIVTIESVIKGLKKTLPERHHHLIPMNEAAIQKGMELIKKI from the coding sequence ATGAAAGAAGAAATAATCATAGCTGGATTTGGTGGACAAGGAGTCTTGTCTATGGGTAAAATCCTTGCCTATTCAGGCTTAATGGAAAATAAAGAAGTTACCTGGATGCCGGCTTACGGACCAGAACAAAGAGGAGGAACAGCTAATGTTACTGTTATTGTAAGTGACGAAAAGATCTCCTCTCCTATCTTAAGTAAATACGATACTGCAATTATTTTAAATCAACCTTCTTTAGAGAAATTCGAGAACAAGGTTAAACCTGGTGGAGTATTGATTTATGACGGATACGGAATTATCGTTCCCCCTACCCGCAAAGATATTAATGTGTATCGCATAGATGCTATGGATGCTGCCAACGAAATGAACAACACCAAAGCATTCAATATGATCGTATTAGGGGGATTATTAAAAATTCGTCCGATTGTTACCATAGAAAGTGTTATCAAAGGATTGAAAAAAACTCTTCCGGAACGTCATCATCATCTGATTCCGATGAATGAAGCCGCTATCCAGAAAGGAATGGAATTAATTAAGAAAATATGA
- a CDS encoding thiamine pyrophosphate-dependent enzyme, giving the protein MTKEDIIKPENLVYKKPKLMNDNPMHYCPGCSHGVVHKLVAEVIEEMGLEDKAVGISPVGCAVFIYNYIDIDWQEAAHGRAPALATAIKRLWPDRLVFTYQGDGDLACIGTAETIHALNRGENITIIFINNAIYGMTGGQMAPTTLVGMKTATSPYGRDVKLHGYPLKMTEIAATLEGTAYVTRQSVQTTAAIRKTKKAIRKAFENSMNGKGSNLVEVVSTCNSGWKMSPEASNKWMEEHMFPYYPLGDLKDKE; this is encoded by the coding sequence ATGACTAAAGAAGATATAATCAAACCTGAGAACTTAGTATACAAGAAACCAAAACTCATGAATGACAATCCGATGCATTATTGCCCGGGATGTAGTCATGGTGTAGTACATAAATTAGTAGCCGAAGTAATTGAGGAGATGGGACTGGAAGACAAAGCCGTGGGTATTTCACCGGTGGGTTGTGCAGTATTTATCTACAATTACATTGACATCGACTGGCAGGAAGCAGCCCATGGACGTGCACCTGCACTGGCTACTGCAATTAAACGTTTGTGGCCTGACAGACTGGTATTCACATATCAGGGAGATGGTGACCTTGCCTGTATCGGTACGGCTGAAACCATTCATGCCTTAAACCGAGGTGAAAATATAACAATTATCTTTATCAATAATGCAATTTACGGTATGACCGGCGGTCAGATGGCTCCTACAACACTTGTAGGAATGAAAACTGCAACCAGCCCTTATGGCCGTGATGTAAAACTGCATGGATATCCGCTTAAAATGACTGAAATTGCTGCAACTTTAGAAGGAACAGCTTATGTAACCCGTCAGTCTGTTCAGACAACTGCTGCGATCCGCAAAACAAAAAAGGCTATTCGCAAAGCATTTGAGAATTCTATGAACGGTAAAGGTTCTAATTTGGTGGAAGTTGTTTCAACTTGTAACTCTGGTTGGAAGATGAGTCCGGAAGCATCCAATAAATGGATGGAAGAACACATGTTCCCTTACTATCCGCTAGGCGACTTAAAAGATAAAGAATAA
- a CDS encoding 3-methyl-2-oxobutanoate dehydrogenase subunit VorB codes for MEEEVVLMKGNEAISHAAIRYGADGYFGYPITPQSEVLETLAELKPWETTGMVVLQAESEVAAINMVYGGAGSGKMVMTSSSSPGVSLKQEGISYIAGAELPCLIVNVMRGGPGLGTIQPSQADYFQTVKGGGHGDYRLIALAPASVQEMADFVGLGFELAFKYRNPAIILADGVIGQMMEKIVLPAQRKRRTDEEVIAQCPWATTGKANGRKPNIITSLELDPAVMEQNNIRFQAKYKTIEENEVRYEEINCEDAEYLIVAFGSCARICQKAMELARAEGIKVGLLRPITLWPFPTKVIAKYAEKVKGMISVELNAGQMVEDIRLAVNGRVKVEHFGRLGGIVPDPDEVVEAIKEKLIK; via the coding sequence ATGGAAGAAGAAGTTGTTTTAATGAAGGGTAACGAGGCCATTTCTCACGCAGCTATCCGCTACGGAGCAGATGGATACTTCGGTTATCCTATCACTCCTCAATCTGAAGTATTGGAAACGCTGGCAGAACTAAAGCCATGGGAAACCACCGGAATGGTTGTGTTACAGGCTGAAAGTGAAGTAGCAGCAATAAATATGGTTTACGGAGGTGCTGGTTCCGGTAAAATGGTAATGACCTCCTCTTCCAGTCCCGGTGTTAGTTTAAAGCAAGAAGGTATTTCTTACATTGCAGGTGCCGAACTTCCTTGTTTAATTGTAAACGTAATGCGTGGCGGACCTGGTCTGGGTACTATCCAGCCAAGCCAGGCTGACTATTTCCAGACAGTAAAAGGCGGTGGTCACGGTGATTACAGACTGATAGCACTTGCTCCGGCTTCCGTACAGGAAATGGCCGATTTTGTAGGACTAGGTTTTGAACTTGCATTCAAATACAGAAACCCGGCTATTATTCTAGCTGATGGGGTAATAGGTCAGATGATGGAAAAAATTGTGCTTCCCGCTCAACGGAAACGTCGTACAGACGAAGAGGTTATTGCTCAGTGTCCTTGGGCCACTACAGGAAAAGCCAATGGCCGCAAACCAAACATCATCACTTCTTTGGAGCTTGATCCTGCAGTAATGGAACAAAACAATATCCGCTTCCAGGCTAAATATAAAACGATAGAAGAAAATGAGGTTCGGTATGAAGAGATAAACTGCGAAGATGCAGAATATCTGATTGTAGCTTTCGGATCTTGTGCCCGTATCTGTCAGAAGGCAATGGAGCTGGCTCGTGCCGAAGGTATCAAAGTAGGACTTCTTCGCCCTATCACTCTATGGCCTTTCCCAACAAAAGTAATTGCTAAATACGCTGAAAAAGTAAAAGGAATGATCTCTGTGGAGCTTAATGCCGGTCAGATGGTAGAAGACATTCGTCTGGCTGTAAACGGTCGTGTAAAAGTGGAACATTTCGGACGTCTTGGAGGTATTGTTCCTGATCCGGATGAGGTGGTTGAAGCAATCAAAGAGAAATTAATTAAATAA
- a CDS encoding 4Fe-4S binding protein, producing MAKIKGAIVVDTERCKGCNLCVVACPLDVLALTSKEVNIKGYHFAQQILEDTCNGCTSCATVCPDGCISVYKVKL from the coding sequence ATGGCTAAAATAAAAGGAGCAATAGTAGTTGACACCGAGCGTTGCAAAGGATGTAATCTCTGTGTAGTGGCTTGTCCACTTGATGTACTGGCTCTTACAAGTAAAGAAGTAAACATTAAAGGATATCATTTTGCACAACAGATATTAGAAGACACCTGCAACGGATGTACTTCTTGCGCAACAGTGTGCCCTGACGGATGTATCTCAGTTTATAAAGTAAAACTTTAA
- a CDS encoding tetratricopeptide repeat protein has translation MEELSTIKGLIDKGEVEAAIKTLDQFIESNPTCDEAFYLRGNAYRKLGNWQMAMNNYLSAIELNPQSPALQANKMIMDILNFFNKDMYNQ, from the coding sequence ATGGAAGAACTTAGCACTATAAAAGGACTAATCGACAAAGGTGAAGTGGAAGCGGCCATTAAGACATTGGATCAATTTATTGAAAGCAATCCAACGTGTGATGAGGCGTTTTATCTTCGTGGAAATGCTTACCGTAAACTAGGGAACTGGCAAATGGCAATGAACAATTACCTTTCTGCCATTGAACTTAACCCCCAAAGCCCAGCCCTGCAAGCTAATAAAATGATAATGGACATCCTGAATTTCTTTAATAAGGATATGTACAACCAATAA
- the gldG gene encoding gliding motility-associated ABC transporter substrate-binding protein GldG codes for MKNKTIKGIGLLTLLLAINLLSHYVFVRMDLTAEKRYTLSGQSRKLIKSLDKPLEVILYLNGDLNPAFDHLRTSTTDMLDELSVYASHGITLREVNPSAALDEKTRQEHYLKMDQRGMRGLSVNEHDREGKLSSKVIYPWMELVYNGDTIQVSLLKKNLNLTPQEVLNTSAGELEYNLTEGIRVLTLANPSRIAFIEGHGEWSEPYVYEATNLLSRYYNVDRGKLSGNPEELLPYKVLIIASPQKAFSEKEKFALDQYLMNGGSILWLVDGTKISLQEFDATGESSTLKQDVNLDDLLFTYGVRINPVTVQDMQCTAIRLASSESGSKESFNTLPWYFAPLLTPSTESVITHNISPLKSEFVSTISFVGNDQLKKQVLLATSPNAHTLPVPEKVSLRYVEMPAETSYFNEPNLPVAGLIEGQFPSAFVNRLTPDSCIELPEGRLLQSKHTKMIVAATGSIIKNEWKGQQDKAQPAPLGFDEVSGEQLGNADFITNAVNYLAGNDQWLNLRSRDYKLRLLNKQSINKQRGVWEVINIAIPPVLLIIAGFIYSRQRKRKQKRD; via the coding sequence ATGAAAAATAAAACCATCAAAGGAATCGGATTGCTGACATTGCTCCTGGCTATAAACTTACTATCTCACTATGTTTTCGTAAGAATGGATCTCACTGCCGAAAAACGATATACCCTTTCCGGCCAGAGCAGGAAACTGATTAAAAGTCTCGACAAGCCGCTGGAGGTTATTCTTTACCTGAACGGAGACCTGAATCCGGCTTTCGACCACCTGCGGACATCTACCACAGACATGCTGGACGAACTTTCTGTTTATGCTTCTCATGGCATTACTTTGCGGGAGGTTAACCCATCAGCAGCCCTGGATGAAAAGACCCGCCAGGAACATTACCTGAAAATGGATCAACGAGGAATGCGTGGACTCTCGGTCAATGAACACGACCGGGAAGGCAAACTATCGTCCAAGGTTATTTACCCTTGGATGGAACTGGTATATAACGGAGATACAATACAAGTAAGCTTGCTTAAAAAAAATCTGAATCTTACACCACAGGAGGTGTTGAACACTTCTGCCGGGGAACTGGAATATAATCTTACAGAAGGAATCAGGGTACTTACACTTGCTAATCCAAGCCGAATTGCTTTTATTGAGGGACACGGAGAATGGAGTGAACCGTATGTATATGAAGCAACCAATCTTTTAAGCAGATATTATAATGTAGACAGAGGAAAATTAAGTGGAAACCCTGAAGAATTATTGCCTTATAAGGTTCTGATTATCGCCTCACCCCAAAAGGCATTCAGTGAAAAAGAGAAATTTGCTCTGGATCAGTATCTGATGAATGGTGGAAGTATTTTATGGCTGGTGGATGGAACAAAGATATCTCTACAGGAATTTGACGCTACAGGAGAATCTTCAACCTTGAAACAGGATGTAAATCTGGATGATCTGCTTTTCACATACGGTGTGAGGATCAATCCTGTTACAGTTCAGGATATGCAATGTACTGCTATCCGCCTGGCCTCATCTGAATCCGGATCAAAAGAATCCTTTAACACCTTACCGTGGTATTTTGCTCCATTACTTACACCTTCGACCGAGAGCGTGATTACACACAATATTTCACCTCTCAAATCGGAATTTGTGAGCACGATCTCTTTTGTGGGTAACGATCAACTAAAAAAACAGGTCTTACTTGCAACCTCTCCCAATGCACATACCCTACCCGTACCAGAAAAAGTAAGTCTGCGGTATGTGGAAATGCCGGCTGAGACATCTTACTTCAATGAACCAAATCTTCCGGTCGCCGGACTTATTGAAGGTCAGTTCCCTTCAGCTTTTGTCAATCGCCTGACGCCGGACAGTTGCATCGAATTACCGGAAGGCAGATTGCTGCAAAGTAAACATACAAAAATGATTGTTGCAGCTACCGGGAGTATCATTAAAAATGAATGGAAAGGACAACAGGATAAAGCTCAACCAGCTCCGTTGGGATTCGATGAAGTATCCGGCGAACAACTGGGAAATGCTGATTTCATAACTAATGCCGTGAATTATCTGGCTGGAAACGATCAGTGGCTAAACCTCCGTTCCCGTGATTATAAACTTCGGTTGCTCAACAAGCAGTCGATCAACAAACAGAGAGGAGTATGGGAAGTCATTAATATAGCTATTCCTCCTGTCTTACTCATAATTGCCGGTTTCATTTATTCAAGACAGAGAAAACGGAAACAAAAGAGAGATTGA
- a CDS encoding ABC transporter permease subunit yields the protein MKYLIRKEIAGFFSSAIGYVILFVWLLAVSLMLWFFAGDYNLPDGGYATLRPLFSLAPILFLFLVPATTMRMFAEEKRMGTLELLFSRPLKISSIVMSKFWSAWLLMIIALLPTLLYVISIYLLSMAGLDWGEIIGGYCGLLCLLATFVSFGLFTSSLTSNQLIAFLLAIVLSFTAFYGFELIASLTNSGSLHNGWVELGIQAHYQSMARGVIDTRDLIYFASVTFFFIYLTVQVNTRKR from the coding sequence ATGAAATATTTGATTAGAAAAGAGATAGCAGGATTCTTTAGCTCTGCAATAGGATATGTGATACTCTTTGTCTGGTTATTAGCCGTATCTCTTATGCTATGGTTTTTCGCCGGTGACTATAATTTACCGGACGGGGGGTATGCCACTTTACGCCCTCTCTTTTCGCTGGCTCCGATTCTTTTTTTATTTTTAGTTCCGGCAACAACCATGCGAATGTTTGCAGAAGAAAAAAGGATGGGTACTCTGGAATTACTTTTTTCACGTCCTCTAAAAATAAGTTCTATTGTTATGAGTAAGTTCTGGTCGGCCTGGCTACTGATGATCATTGCTCTGCTCCCTACCCTACTCTATGTGATAAGCATTTATTTGCTAAGTATGGCCGGACTGGATTGGGGGGAAATTATAGGTGGATACTGCGGATTGCTCTGTTTACTCGCTACCTTTGTAAGTTTCGGACTATTTACCTCTTCGCTTACCAGCAACCAGTTGATTGCCTTTTTACTGGCAATAGTCCTCTCCTTTACTGCATTCTACGGATTTGAGCTTATAGCCTCCCTTACCAACAGCGGCAGTCTGCACAATGGTTGGGTTGAATTAGGTATTCAGGCTCATTATCAATCCATGGCACGGGGAGTAATCGATACACGCGACCTGATTTATTTCGCGTCTGTTACTTTCTTCTTTATTTATCTCACAGTACAAGTAAACACGCGCAAACGATGA